One genomic region from Actinomycetota bacterium encodes:
- a CDS encoding electron transfer flavoprotein subunit alpha/FixB family protein: MWIWADLTSDGLASSALELLTKARELGGEIGAVAFGPRATDAVAALGEHGAIRVYASDDDRLEEPTSRVAAHTLVALIARDSPDVVLFPSSYRARDVAGRVQALTGSTVMANAVDLPTIDRARAEILGGTTVVDVDLAGPRPHLVLMRPRSFEPAAVGGTAEVVIVDVVEPAGFVSASVLSRTDPGATGPSLDDAKVVVAGGRGLGGPEGFRLLEELAGAIGDTAIGASRAAVDAGWVPYALQIGQTGATVKPEVYLAAGISGALQHAVGMKGSRRIVAITKDPEAPILKMADLGVVGDLFQVLPALTEEVRRRTGR; encoded by the coding sequence GTGTGGATCTGGGCCGACCTGACGTCCGACGGTCTCGCGAGCTCGGCACTCGAGCTCCTGACGAAGGCCCGGGAGCTCGGGGGCGAGATCGGTGCCGTTGCGTTCGGTCCCCGAGCTACCGACGCTGTCGCCGCGCTGGGCGAGCATGGCGCCATCCGCGTGTACGCCAGCGACGACGATCGACTCGAGGAACCCACCTCGCGCGTGGCCGCCCACACGCTCGTTGCCCTCATCGCCCGAGACTCGCCCGACGTCGTGCTCTTCCCGTCGTCGTACCGCGCCCGCGACGTCGCGGGTCGTGTGCAGGCGCTGACGGGCTCGACGGTGATGGCGAACGCGGTGGACCTGCCGACCATCGACCGGGCACGTGCCGAGATCCTCGGAGGCACCACGGTCGTCGATGTCGACCTCGCGGGGCCCCGCCCACACCTCGTGCTGATGCGCCCTCGGTCCTTCGAGCCCGCTGCCGTGGGCGGCACGGCCGAGGTCGTCATCGTGGACGTGGTCGAGCCCGCCGGGTTCGTATCGGCGAGCGTGCTCTCACGGACAGATCCGGGCGCCACGGGTCCGAGCCTCGACGACGCGAAGGTCGTGGTCGCCGGGGGACGTGGCTTGGGCGGCCCCGAGGGCTTCCGGTTGCTCGAGGAGCTGGCCGGGGCGATCGGAGATACCGCGATCGGCGCCTCGCGAGCCGCGGTCGACGCCGGGTGGGTGCCTTACGCGCTGCAGATCGGGCAGACGGGCGCCACCGTGAAGCCCGAGGTGTACCTCGCGGCCGGCATCAGCGGGGCGCTGCAGCATGCGGTCGGCATGAAGGGCTCGCGCCGGATCGTGGCCATCACGAAGGACCCCGAGGCGCCGATCTTGAAGATGGCCGACCTCGGCGTCGTCGGCGACCTCTTCCAGGTGCTGCCCGCGCTCACGGAGGAGGTCCGCCGACGGACCGGGCGCTGA
- a CDS encoding electron transfer flavoprotein subunit beta/FixA family protein has product MNVAVLVKWVPEPQGTPTLGTDHLLVREGADGALDPGDEYGLERALQLVERDGGEVTIVSMGPEIAVAAVQRGLAMGAARAVLITDPALRGSDTLVTARVLAAAIRRLGPIDLVVAAVESTDGYTGTLPITLAELLELPSVTFATSFDVIDGAELQAERQTASGSEALACPLPALVTSTTGVAAPRYPSLKGVMAAKSKPVDRPSLTELGLVADEIRSTQSVTGVGTAPEKAGGRVIEAGPDAAAEIADLLEEARVI; this is encoded by the coding sequence GTGAACGTCGCAGTACTCGTGAAGTGGGTGCCGGAGCCGCAGGGCACACCGACGCTCGGAACCGACCACCTGCTCGTGCGCGAGGGTGCCGACGGCGCGCTCGACCCCGGCGACGAGTACGGCCTCGAACGTGCGCTCCAGCTCGTGGAACGCGATGGCGGGGAGGTCACGATCGTGTCGATGGGGCCCGAGATCGCCGTGGCGGCCGTGCAACGCGGGCTCGCGATGGGGGCTGCGCGCGCGGTCCTCATCACCGATCCGGCCCTCAGAGGTTCGGACACGCTGGTCACCGCACGGGTGCTCGCCGCGGCGATCCGCCGCCTCGGGCCGATCGACCTGGTCGTGGCGGCCGTCGAGTCGACCGACGGCTACACGGGCACGTTGCCGATCACGCTCGCCGAACTCCTGGAACTGCCGAGCGTCACGTTCGCAACTTCGTTCGATGTGATCGACGGGGCCGAGCTCCAGGCGGAGCGCCAGACGGCCTCCGGCTCGGAGGCTCTGGCTTGCCCGCTGCCGGCGCTCGTCACCTCGACCACGGGTGTGGCGGCCCCGCGCTACCCGAGCCTCAAAGGGGTGATGGCGGCGAAGTCGAAGCCGGTCGACCGCCCGTCGCTGACGGAGCTGGGCCTCGTCGCCGACGAGATCCGGTCGACGCAGTCGGTGACCGGCGTCGGAACCGCGCCCGAGAAGGCTGGCGGCCGAGTGATCGAGGCCGGTCCCGACGCGGCCGCCGAGATCGCCGACCTGCTCGAAGAGGCCCGGGTGATCTGA